A stretch of Microtus pennsylvanicus isolate mMicPen1 chromosome 5, mMicPen1.hap1, whole genome shotgun sequence DNA encodes these proteins:
- the LOC142849716 gene encoding uncharacterized protein LOC142849716: protein MDTSSGPWNPAPASISSPPLLLPIPAIVFIAVGVYLLLLGLVLLTRHCLLAQGCCTDCSSPCRKQTASETQDCCWSCAEACDFPLPSPAHYLDACCPHPSEAGWAPRCPQCCPLCDCACACQLPDCQSLNCLCFEIKLR, encoded by the exons ATGGAC ACCTCCTCTGGCCCATGGAATCCAGCCCCAGCGTCCATCAGCAGCCCTCCCTTGCTGCTCCCCATCCCGGCTATCGTCTTCATCGCTGTGGGCGTGTATTTGCTGCTGCTGGGCTTGGTGCTGCTGACCAGGCACTGCCTGCTG GCTCAGGGCTGCTGCACAGACTGCAGCTCCCCATGCAGGAAGCAGACTGCCTCAGAGACCCAGGACTGTTGCTGGAGCTGCGCAGAAGCCTGCGACTTCCCTCTGCCCAGTCCAGCCCACTACCTGGATGCCTGCTGCCCTCATCCCAGCGAAGCT gGTTGGGCTCCTCGATGTCCTCAATGCTGCCCCTTGTGTGACTGTGCCTGCGCCTGCCAGCTTCCGGACTGCCAGAGCCTCAACTGCCTCTGTTTCGAGATCAAGCTCAGATGA